In one Aromatoleum aromaticum EbN1 genomic region, the following are encoded:
- a CDS encoding carboxymuconolactone decarboxylase family protein — MAARLDKLSERDFPWYVRLVFAYQKRKYGQVLSPMWAWGRQPAIMFVFLLLIGRFKRLTSPAPLLRTLMSVRISQINHCDFCVDFNAHNFLAAHGAHEKIDFIDRWQEHPEVFSEEERAALAYAEAVTLNDDAGTARAMPELKRFFKDDAIVAITAWVGVQNLSSKFNDALGIPMHGFCRVPPCSPSE; from the coding sequence ATGGCCGCCCGACTCGACAAACTTTCCGAACGCGACTTCCCCTGGTATGTACGCCTGGTTTTTGCCTACCAGAAACGCAAATACGGTCAGGTGCTGTCCCCGATGTGGGCGTGGGGGCGGCAGCCGGCGATCATGTTCGTCTTCCTCCTGTTGATCGGACGCTTCAAGCGGCTGACTTCGCCCGCCCCGCTGCTGCGGACCTTGATGAGCGTGCGCATCTCGCAGATCAACCATTGCGATTTCTGCGTTGACTTCAATGCCCACAATTTCCTCGCCGCGCATGGGGCGCACGAGAAGATCGACTTCATCGACCGCTGGCAGGAGCATCCCGAGGTTTTCAGCGAGGAAGAGCGGGCGGCGCTCGCCTACGCCGAGGCGGTGACGCTGAACGACGATGCCGGCACTGCCCGCGCGATGCCCGAGCTCAAACGCTTCTTCAAGGACGACGCGATCGTCGCCATCACTGCATGGGTCGGTGTGCAGAATCTTTCGAGCAAGTTCAACGACGCGCTGGGCATTCCGATGCACGGGTTCTGCCGCGTCCCCCCCTGTTCACCCTCCGAATGA
- the fghA gene encoding S-formylglutathione hydrolase has product MPLERLSSQKCFGGWLQRFRHRSAALDGDTVFAVYLPPQAEQGKKLPVLYWLSGLTCTDENFMQKAGAQRLAAELGLILVAPDTSPRGPDVPGDPDGAWDFGLGAGFYLDATETPWSRHYRMHEFVVDELPALVEAHFPASDKRAISGHSMGGHGALVCALRNPGRYRSVSAFAPVANPMHCPWGEKAFSHYLGADRARWREWDASVLIGQAREMLPILVDQGERDAFLVEQLKPAVLQAAARAANYPLTLRIQPGYDHSYYFIASFIDDHLRHHAAALCG; this is encoded by the coding sequence GTGCCCCTCGAACGACTCTCGTCGCAGAAATGCTTTGGCGGCTGGCTGCAGCGCTTCCGGCACCGCTCGGCGGCACTCGACGGCGATACCGTGTTCGCGGTCTATCTGCCGCCGCAGGCTGAGCAGGGCAAGAAGCTGCCCGTGCTGTACTGGCTGTCGGGGCTCACCTGCACCGACGAGAATTTCATGCAGAAAGCCGGCGCGCAACGCCTTGCCGCCGAGCTCGGGCTGATCCTCGTCGCGCCCGACACGAGCCCGCGCGGCCCCGACGTGCCGGGCGACCCTGACGGCGCCTGGGATTTCGGCCTCGGCGCAGGTTTTTATCTCGATGCGACCGAGACGCCGTGGTCGCGGCACTACCGGATGCACGAGTTCGTCGTCGATGAACTGCCGGCGCTCGTCGAGGCGCACTTTCCCGCCTCCGACAAGCGCGCGATCAGCGGCCACTCGATGGGCGGGCACGGCGCACTCGTCTGTGCGCTACGCAACCCCGGGCGCTACCGCTCGGTTTCGGCGTTCGCCCCGGTCGCCAATCCGATGCACTGCCCGTGGGGAGAAAAAGCCTTCTCACACTATCTCGGCGCCGATCGCGCGCGCTGGCGCGAATGGGATGCCAGCGTGCTGATTGGCCAAGCGCGCGAGATGCTGCCGATCCTCGTCGATCAGGGCGAGCGTGACGCGTTTCTCGTCGAGCAGCTCAAGCCTGCGGTGCTCCAAGCCGCCGCCCGCGCGGCAAACTACCCGCTGACGCTGCGCATCCAGCCCGGCTACGATCACAGCTATTATTTCATCGCGAGTTTCATCGACGACCACTTGCGCCATCATGCGGCAGCGCTTTGTGGGTGA
- a CDS encoding 1-acyl-sn-glycerol-3-phosphate acyltransferase has product MDVVSCGLPLPGHEVRIVGADGRMLPERRIGQLEFRGPSATAGYFRNPAADAALFHDGWLDTGDFAYLVDGELYVTGRAKDMIIRGGRNFYPYELEQAVGELPGVRKGCVAAFGVPDAAPAGERLVVVAEMREKDAAARQALEQRIVAVSSDVLGLPADEVVLVPPHAVLKTSSGKIRRGAIREGYRHGTLGTGNRPRWVQVLRMAASGARARAGAAASGIAALVHGAWVWAWLAVLGGCAAVAVLLLPTLAQRWACCHALARLFGHLGGCPVEVSGLDSLPSGHCVFVANHASYVDGIILTAALPRPVAFVVKAELQRNRVLHVLLGRLGARFVERFDSRRSVEDARALGEAARKSPPLLFFAEGTIRREAGLLPFRLGAFQVAAQSNLPIVPLALMGTRDVLPSDSWLPRRGHRPRRRGRWGG; this is encoded by the coding sequence GTGGACGTCGTCTCCTGCGGCTTGCCCCTGCCCGGCCACGAGGTGCGCATCGTCGGCGCCGACGGCCGCATGCTGCCCGAGCGCCGCATCGGACAACTGGAGTTTCGCGGGCCGTCGGCAACGGCCGGGTATTTCCGCAATCCGGCCGCCGACGCGGCGCTGTTCCACGACGGCTGGCTCGACACGGGGGACTTCGCGTATCTCGTCGACGGCGAGCTCTACGTGACCGGCCGCGCCAAGGACATGATCATCCGCGGCGGGCGCAACTTCTATCCGTACGAACTGGAGCAGGCGGTCGGCGAGCTGCCGGGCGTGCGCAAGGGCTGCGTCGCGGCGTTCGGCGTGCCGGACGCGGCGCCGGCCGGCGAGCGGCTGGTCGTCGTCGCCGAGATGCGGGAGAAGGACGCCGCGGCACGGCAGGCGCTGGAGCAGCGCATTGTCGCAGTGTCGTCGGACGTGCTCGGTCTGCCGGCTGACGAGGTGGTGCTCGTGCCGCCGCACGCGGTGCTCAAGACGTCGAGTGGCAAGATCCGCCGTGGCGCGATCCGCGAAGGCTACCGGCACGGCACGCTGGGCACGGGGAACCGGCCGCGGTGGGTGCAGGTGCTGCGCATGGCGGCGTCGGGTGCGCGGGCGAGGGCGGGCGCGGCGGCGAGCGGCATTGCCGCGCTGGTTCATGGCGCATGGGTGTGGGCTTGGCTCGCGGTGCTCGGCGGCTGCGCCGCGGTTGCGGTCCTGTTGCTGCCGACGCTCGCGCAGCGCTGGGCGTGCTGCCATGCGCTGGCGCGGCTGTTCGGCCATCTCGGGGGGTGCCCGGTCGAGGTGTCGGGGCTGGACAGCTTGCCGTCCGGCCATTGCGTGTTCGTCGCGAACCATGCAAGCTATGTTGATGGCATCATCCTGACCGCGGCGCTGCCGCGGCCGGTCGCGTTCGTCGTCAAGGCCGAGCTGCAGCGCAATCGGGTGCTGCATGTGCTGCTCGGCCGCCTGGGGGCGCGCTTCGTCGAACGTTTCGACTCGCGCCGCAGCGTCGAGGATGCCCGCGCGCTCGGCGAAGCCGCGCGGAAGTCGCCACCCTTGCTGTTCTTCGCCGAAGGAACCATCCGGCGCGAGGCGGGCCTGCTGCCGTTCCGCCTCGGCGCGTTCCAGGTCGCGGCACAGTCGAACCTGCCCATCGTGCCGCTTGCGCTCATGGGAACGCGCGACGTGCTGCCGAGCGATTCCTGGTTGCCGCGCCGGGGGCACAGACCACGTCGAAGAGGTCGATGGGGCGGGTGA
- a CDS encoding LexA family protein has product MSQNSDAELTPSSPRFTPVQGQYLAFIYAYTQVLGRPPAEADLQRYFHVTPPSVHQMVLTLERLGLLSRQPGVARSIRLLAPPEALPLLRSPDHQPVKSSVQRY; this is encoded by the coding sequence ATGAGCCAGAACTCCGACGCGGAACTCACCCCTTCGTCACCGCGCTTCACACCGGTGCAAGGGCAGTACCTCGCGTTCATCTACGCTTACACCCAAGTGCTCGGCCGGCCGCCGGCCGAAGCCGACCTGCAACGCTACTTCCACGTCACGCCCCCCTCGGTGCATCAGATGGTGCTCACGCTCGAGCGCCTGGGACTCCTCAGCCGACAACCTGGAGTCGCGCGCAGCATCCGACTCCTCGCCCCGCCCGAAGCCCTGCCCCTCCTGCGCTCACCCGACCATCAACCCGTCAAATCCTCTGTGCAGAGGTACTAG
- a CDS encoding MFS transporter — MKKNLWLLAIAQGLFLTNNVILIAINGLVGLRLAPASWMATLPVMAYVVGGALSTGLVARSQQRWGRRVSFLLGLAVAFVTALLCAFALSVGSFWLLVAGTLIAGYYSANGQLYRFAAGELAPPSFREKAVSLVLAGGLIGAVLGPNLANHTRDTLAAPFLGSYLALAVVALIAMAVMAAVRFPAEPVRSSSAGSGRTLGEIVREPVFIVATLGAALGYGVMNLLMAATPLAMDVCGMPFSDAALVLEWHVIGMFAPGFFTGHLIKRFGVLNVMGTGVLLNGACIAIALSGQDLHHFVIGLFLLGAGWNFLFTGSTTLAMTAYRPEEKDKAQAAINLAVFATMALTSFASGALVTTQGWTLLNLGSVVPVALMGVALAWLAVRQCTAVEAAR, encoded by the coding sequence ATGAAGAAGAACCTCTGGCTGCTCGCCATCGCGCAGGGCCTGTTCCTGACTAACAACGTGATCCTCATCGCCATCAACGGGCTGGTGGGCCTGCGTCTGGCGCCTGCGAGCTGGATGGCGACGTTACCGGTGATGGCTTACGTGGTCGGTGGGGCGCTGTCGACCGGCCTGGTCGCGCGTAGCCAGCAGCGTTGGGGACGCAGGGTTTCGTTCCTGCTCGGCCTGGCGGTGGCCTTCGTCACCGCGCTGCTGTGCGCGTTCGCGCTCTCGGTCGGAAGCTTCTGGCTGCTGGTCGCGGGGACGCTGATCGCCGGCTATTACAGCGCCAACGGCCAGCTCTACCGCTTCGCCGCCGGCGAACTGGCGCCGCCGTCGTTTCGCGAGAAGGCGGTGTCGCTGGTGCTCGCCGGCGGGCTGATCGGCGCCGTGCTCGGCCCCAACCTGGCCAATCACACCCGCGATACGCTCGCCGCACCCTTCCTCGGCTCCTATCTCGCGCTGGCGGTCGTGGCGCTGATTGCGATGGCGGTCATGGCAGCGGTGCGCTTTCCTGCCGAGCCGGTGCGCAGCAGCTCGGCCGGCAGCGGCCGCACGCTGGGCGAGATCGTGCGCGAGCCGGTGTTCATCGTCGCCACCCTCGGCGCGGCGCTCGGCTACGGTGTCATGAACCTGCTGATGGCGGCCACGCCGCTGGCGATGGACGTTTGCGGCATGCCCTTCTCCGACGCCGCGCTGGTGCTCGAATGGCACGTGATTGGCATGTTCGCACCGGGCTTTTTCACCGGACACCTGATCAAGCGCTTCGGGGTATTGAACGTCATGGGCACGGGGGTGCTGCTCAATGGAGCGTGCATCGCCATCGCGCTCTCCGGGCAGGATCTCCACCACTTCGTCATCGGCCTGTTCCTGCTCGGCGCGGGCTGGAACTTCCTCTTCACCGGCAGCACTACGCTGGCGATGACGGCCTACCGGCCTGAGGAAAAGGACAAGGCCCAGGCGGCGATCAACCTCGCCGTGTTCGCCACCATGGCCCTGACCTCATTCGCCTCGGGCGCGCTGGTCACGACACAGGGGTGGACCCTGTTGAACCTGGGTTCGGTCGTGCCGGTGGCGCTCATGGGGGTCGCCCTGGCCTGGTTGGCTGTGCGACAGTGCACGGCGGTGGAAGCGGCACGATAG
- a CDS encoding response regulator produces the protein MIELLIVDDHTIFRSGLRRMLSDEADMHVADEASDGASALAKIRSGKFDVILMDINMAGRSGLDTLESLRAERPELPVIMLSMYPEEQYAVLALRARANAYLSKDVEPQELLAAIRHVVGGGRYVSPRSAANLLMQMDRAREGAPHEKLTAREMQVMMKIVRGMSLTDVGVQMCLSVKTVSTYRMRILEKLSLSSNAELVQYAMRNGLLD, from the coding sequence ATGATAGAACTGCTGATCGTTGATGATCACACGATCTTCCGCTCCGGGCTGAGGCGCATGCTCTCGGACGAAGCGGACATGCACGTTGCTGACGAAGCGAGTGATGGGGCGAGCGCGCTGGCCAAGATTCGCAGCGGCAAGTTCGATGTCATCCTGATGGACATCAACATGGCCGGACGCAGCGGCCTCGACACTCTGGAGTCGCTCCGTGCCGAGCGCCCGGAGCTGCCGGTGATCATGCTGTCGATGTACCCGGAGGAGCAATACGCCGTGCTCGCCCTGCGCGCGCGTGCGAATGCCTACCTTTCGAAGGATGTCGAACCGCAGGAGCTGCTGGCCGCGATCCGGCACGTGGTCGGGGGAGGGCGTTACGTCTCTCCGCGCAGTGCGGCGAATCTCCTGATGCAGATGGACCGCGCGCGCGAAGGCGCGCCGCACGAAAAGCTCACGGCGCGTGAGATGCAGGTGATGATGAAGATCGTGCGCGGCATGTCGCTGACCGACGTGGGGGTGCAGATGTGCCTGTCGGTGAAGACCGTCAGCACCTACCGGATGCGCATCCTCGAGAAGCTGAGTCTCTCGAGCAATGCCGAACTCGTGCAGTACGCGATGCGCAACGGCCTGCTGGACTGA
- a CDS encoding thiamine pyrophosphate-requiring protein, with translation MSRTAAHLFLEGLQETGIEYLFCNLGTDHVPLIEEIARWREAGRNPPTPILCPHENLAIHMACGYAMCTGRGQAVFVHVDAGTANAAMGLHNLFRSRVPVLLFAGKAPFTQRGELLGTRDTYVNFLQEPYDMASLVRPYVKWTYDLPSGIVAKEVLRRAHSVMHSDPPGPVFLTAAREVLAAACPDESAQRFCAERYGAVAAAGLDDASVMQIADRLLAARNPILITSYSGRNPACPPIIDELARLTGMRVYESNPVYLNIPHDSPCFSGFSASSDIAEADFGLLVDVDVPWIPKFAHENPATQWAHVDIDVIKKDLPMWGFPSHLRFEADSCRVLQRLLELIRERASPEYRRSAQSRVAELSRRRQVAAADAQAAARCGAGPMSAAYVAAQLNEVIAEGDIVVHEAITNVLPVLTQIKRNRPGTLFGNGGGGLGFGGGAALGAKLACPERTVFHITGDASFCFSAPTPVYMVAKQCKLPIFTIVLDNAGWGAVKGATLRVYPDGAARAAGAYQALVGEDIRYEKVGEAAGAYGEWVDEPAELPGAIGRCMRELADGRSAILVARIDSF, from the coding sequence ATGAGTAGAACGGCCGCACATTTGTTTCTCGAAGGGCTCCAGGAGACTGGCATCGAGTATCTGTTCTGCAATCTTGGTACTGACCACGTCCCGTTGATCGAGGAAATTGCCCGTTGGCGCGAAGCAGGGCGAAATCCGCCTACGCCGATTCTCTGCCCCCATGAAAACCTGGCAATTCACATGGCGTGTGGTTATGCGATGTGCACGGGGCGTGGGCAGGCGGTGTTCGTGCATGTCGACGCCGGCACGGCGAATGCGGCAATGGGACTGCACAATCTGTTCCGTTCGCGCGTGCCGGTCCTGCTCTTCGCCGGCAAGGCGCCCTTTACGCAACGTGGAGAACTGCTCGGTACGCGCGACACCTACGTGAATTTCCTGCAAGAACCCTACGACATGGCGAGCCTCGTCCGTCCTTACGTGAAATGGACCTACGATCTGCCATCGGGCATCGTCGCCAAGGAGGTCCTGCGGCGCGCGCATTCGGTCATGCATAGCGATCCGCCCGGCCCGGTTTTCCTGACGGCCGCGCGCGAGGTGCTCGCGGCCGCATGCCCCGACGAATCGGCGCAGCGTTTTTGTGCCGAGCGTTATGGCGCCGTCGCCGCCGCTGGCCTTGATGATGCCAGCGTGATGCAGATCGCGGATCGGTTGCTGGCCGCGCGCAATCCGATCCTGATCACTTCATACTCCGGCCGCAATCCGGCCTGCCCCCCGATCATCGACGAGCTGGCACGCCTGACCGGCATGCGCGTCTATGAATCCAATCCTGTCTATCTGAACATTCCGCACGACTCTCCGTGCTTCAGCGGCTTTTCGGCGTCGTCCGATATCGCCGAGGCAGACTTTGGATTACTCGTCGATGTGGACGTGCCCTGGATCCCGAAATTTGCGCACGAGAACCCCGCCACGCAGTGGGCCCACGTCGATATCGACGTCATCAAGAAGGATCTGCCGATGTGGGGGTTTCCGAGCCACCTGCGCTTTGAGGCCGATAGCTGTCGCGTCCTGCAGCGACTTCTGGAACTGATACGCGAGAGGGCATCGCCCGAGTACCGCCGATCTGCGCAGAGCCGTGTTGCCGAACTGAGCAGGCGGCGGCAAGTCGCGGCCGCGGACGCACAAGCCGCTGCGCGGTGCGGCGCAGGACCCATGTCCGCTGCTTATGTCGCGGCGCAGCTGAATGAAGTCATCGCTGAAGGCGACATCGTGGTTCATGAGGCGATCACCAACGTGCTGCCGGTGCTCACGCAGATCAAGCGCAATCGTCCGGGTACGCTATTCGGCAATGGCGGAGGGGGGTTGGGTTTCGGCGGCGGCGCGGCGCTCGGGGCAAAGCTCGCCTGCCCTGAGCGGACCGTCTTCCATATTACCGGCGATGCCAGCTTCTGTTTTTCGGCGCCCACGCCCGTCTATATGGTCGCGAAACAGTGCAAGCTACCGATCTTTACGATAGTGCTCGACAACGCGGGGTGGGGCGCGGTCAAGGGAGCGACCCTCAGGGTTTATCCGGACGGCGCGGCCAGAGCCGCAGGCGCCTATCAAGCGCTTGTGGGTGAAGACATTCGCTATGAGAAAGTTGGCGAAGCGGCAGGCGCATATGGTGAATGGGTGGACGAGCCGGCGGAACTACCCGGGGCAATCGGTCGATGCATGCGCGAGCTGGCCGACGGCCGCTCGGCCATTCTCGTCGCACGAATCGATTCGTTCTGA
- a CDS encoding type II toxin-antitoxin system Phd/YefM family antitoxin produces the protein MRASDVVPISEARARLTELAEEVVGAGAEKILTKNGASYVAIVDARKLDYYHTLEEEHASLVLLDDAEVGLRQVQGGQVITEDELNRLLAG, from the coding sequence ATGCGTGCCAGCGATGTGGTCCCGATTAGCGAGGCGCGAGCGCGCTTGACTGAGCTCGCCGAGGAAGTCGTGGGGGCCGGGGCGGAAAAGATTCTGACCAAGAACGGCGCAAGCTACGTCGCCATCGTCGACGCCAGAAAGCTCGATTATTACCACACGCTCGAAGAGGAGCACGCTAGCCTGGTGCTGCTGGACGACGCCGAGGTCGGGCTGCGCCAGGTGCAGGGGGGACAGGTCATCACCGAAGACGAACTCAACCGCCTGCTTGCGGGCTGA
- a CDS encoding IS630-like element ISAzo9 family transposase encodes MNVRYRVELSQAERDELRMLLGGGKAAVRKVKRAQILLAADAGAGDEEIATNVGVGSSTVYRTKRRFVLGNVEAALSDEPRPGAERKLTGKEEALLVATACTKPPTGRSRWTLELLAGEIVKLTEHASLSRETVRRRLAENELKPWRQKMWCIPQVDGHYVARMEDVLDLYAEAPDPERPVVCFDESPTQLIGEVRQPIPAMPGQLERYDYEYRRNGTANLFVFLDAHRSWRRVKVTEQRTALDFAECMRELVDCHYPQAERIRVVLDNLSTHTPGALYETFPAPEAHRLLHRLEFHYTPKHASWLNMVEIEIGVLRSQCLDRRIGDRDRLVSEIAAWEQQRNAIGARIHWMFTTDRARSKLARAYPHPAKQS; translated from the coding sequence ATGAATGTACGCTACCGGGTCGAATTGAGCCAAGCCGAACGCGACGAATTGAGGATGCTGCTGGGCGGCGGCAAGGCAGCGGTGCGCAAGGTGAAACGCGCGCAGATCCTGCTGGCGGCCGATGCCGGAGCCGGCGACGAGGAGATTGCCACGAACGTCGGAGTGGGCAGCTCGACGGTCTATCGGACCAAGCGCCGCTTCGTGCTGGGCAACGTCGAGGCGGCGCTCAGCGACGAGCCGCGCCCCGGGGCGGAGCGCAAGCTCACCGGCAAGGAAGAGGCGCTGCTGGTCGCCACCGCCTGCACCAAGCCGCCAACGGGGCGGTCGCGCTGGACGCTCGAATTGCTGGCGGGGGAGATAGTCAAGCTCACCGAGCACGCGAGCCTGTCACGCGAGACGGTGCGCCGCCGCCTGGCGGAGAACGAGCTCAAGCCTTGGCGCCAGAAGATGTGGTGCATCCCGCAGGTCGACGGTCACTACGTTGCCCGGATGGAGGACGTGCTCGACCTCTACGCCGAAGCCCCCGATCCCGAGCGCCCGGTGGTCTGCTTCGATGAAAGTCCCACCCAGCTCATCGGCGAGGTGCGCCAGCCCATCCCGGCGATGCCCGGACAGCTCGAGCGCTACGACTACGAGTATCGCCGCAACGGGACCGCCAACCTGTTCGTCTTCCTCGACGCGCACCGGTCCTGGCGCCGGGTCAAGGTAACCGAGCAGCGCACTGCGCTCGACTTCGCCGAATGCATGCGCGAACTGGTCGACTGCCACTATCCGCAGGCCGAGCGTATCCGTGTTGTCCTCGACAACCTGTCGACCCATACGCCCGGCGCACTCTATGAAACCTTCCCGGCGCCCGAAGCGCATCGGTTGCTGCATCGTCTGGAATTCCATTACACCCCCAAGCACGCCAGCTGGCTCAACATGGTCGAGATCGAAATCGGGGTGCTGCGCAGCCAGTGCCTCGACCGGCGCATCGGCGACCGCGACCGACTCGTCAGCGAAATTGCAGCCTGGGAGCAGCAGCGCAACGCCATCGGCGCTCGCATCCACTGGATGTTCACCACCGACCGCGCCCGGAGCAAACTGGCCCGCGCTTACCCGCACCCAGCCAAACAGTCATAA
- a CDS encoding S-(hydroxymethyl)glutathione dehydrogenase/class III alcohol dehydrogenase, translating to MTIKSRAAVAFGPKQPLQIVEVDVEPPKAGEALVRIVATGVCHTDAFTLSGDDPEGIFPAILGHEGGGIVEAVGEGVTSLEVGDHVIPLYTAECRECKFCKSGKTNLCQAVRATQGKGLMPDGTTRFSYNGQPIYHYMGTSTFSEYTVVPEISLAKIPKEAPLDKVCLLGCGVTTGIGAVLNTAKVEAGATVAIFGLGGIGLAAILGAKMAKASRIIGIDLNPAKSDLARQLGATDIVNPNDHAKPIQDVIVEMTDGGVDYSFECVGNVKLMRAALECCHKGWGESTIIGVAGAGQEICTRPFQLVTGRVWRGSAFGGVRGRTELPGYVEKAQRGEIPLDVFITHHLPLEDINRAFELMHEGQSIRSVIRF from the coding sequence ATGACCATCAAGTCACGCGCCGCGGTCGCCTTCGGGCCGAAGCAACCGCTGCAGATCGTCGAAGTCGATGTCGAGCCGCCCAAGGCGGGCGAAGCGCTGGTGCGCATCGTCGCGACCGGCGTGTGCCACACGGATGCGTTCACGCTGTCGGGCGACGACCCGGAAGGTATCTTCCCGGCGATCCTCGGCCACGAGGGCGGCGGCATCGTCGAGGCGGTCGGCGAAGGCGTCACGTCGCTTGAGGTGGGCGATCACGTGATCCCGCTCTACACGGCCGAGTGCCGCGAGTGCAAGTTCTGCAAGTCGGGCAAGACGAACCTGTGCCAGGCGGTGCGCGCGACGCAGGGCAAGGGATTGATGCCGGACGGCACGACACGCTTCTCGTACAACGGCCAGCCGATCTACCACTATATGGGCACGTCGACGTTTTCCGAATACACGGTCGTGCCGGAGATCTCGCTCGCGAAGATCCCGAAGGAGGCGCCGCTCGACAAGGTATGCCTGCTCGGCTGCGGCGTGACGACCGGCATCGGCGCAGTGCTCAACACCGCGAAGGTCGAGGCCGGCGCCACGGTCGCGATCTTCGGCCTCGGCGGTATCGGGCTCGCGGCGATCCTCGGCGCGAAAATGGCGAAGGCCTCGCGCATCATCGGCATCGACCTCAATCCGGCGAAGTCCGATCTCGCGCGGCAACTGGGCGCAACCGACATCGTCAATCCGAACGATCACGCGAAGCCGATCCAGGACGTCATCGTCGAGATGACCGACGGCGGCGTCGACTACTCGTTCGAGTGCGTCGGCAACGTCAAGCTGATGCGTGCGGCGCTCGAGTGCTGCCACAAGGGCTGGGGCGAATCGACGATCATCGGCGTGGCCGGTGCCGGCCAGGAGATCTGCACGCGCCCGTTTCAGCTCGTGACCGGCCGCGTGTGGCGCGGCAGCGCGTTCGGTGGGGTCAGGGGCCGCACCGAGCTGCCGGGTTATGTCGAGAAGGCACAACGCGGCGAGATCCCGCTCGACGTCTTCATCACGCACCACCTACCGCTAGAAGACATCAACCGCGCGTTCGAGCTCATGCACGAAGGCCAGAGCATCCGCAGCGTGATCCGTTTCTGA
- a CDS encoding PAS domain-containing sensor histidine kinase, translated as MAEPPRPDDTPAPQIQRPEIEFRDIPFQGIIEQSLAGVYLVFDERFQYVNSTFAGMFGYTQEEFVGTPIRDLVLPDFVGQAMEYYRRRMHEGVSSIRYFTRCRHRDGHVVHIEVHGSRVDYRGQAALAGVVIDVSERVRRDQDLHRSRRRLRELASYLNSSREELRSQLAREVHDVLGGMLSSIKLDVFRIQRRSSGPALAEIQEITQELLPLVQDTIDTARQISDELRPRMLDTLGLVAAIRSELEAFGRRNEILVGFMMEGAEPELSAETATQCFRVFQEALTNVGRHAQAETVEVRVRNRDGRFEMQVRDDGKGIDRPSMREGSIGMLSMAERARSIGGSLYVHARAGGGTVVLLAVPGYRGPRSNDRTADR; from the coding sequence ATGGCCGAACCTCCACGTCCCGACGACACGCCGGCTCCGCAAATCCAGCGCCCGGAGATCGAATTCCGCGACATTCCTTTCCAGGGAATCATCGAGCAGTCGTTGGCGGGCGTGTATCTGGTCTTCGACGAACGGTTCCAGTACGTGAACTCGACTTTCGCCGGGATGTTCGGCTACACGCAGGAGGAGTTCGTTGGCACCCCGATCCGGGACCTCGTGCTCCCCGATTTCGTCGGGCAGGCGATGGAGTACTACCGTCGTCGCATGCACGAAGGAGTGTCGTCGATCCGCTATTTCACGCGGTGCCGCCACCGTGACGGTCATGTCGTTCATATCGAGGTGCATGGTTCGCGGGTCGACTATCGTGGCCAGGCTGCGCTGGCGGGAGTCGTGATCGACGTCAGCGAACGCGTTCGCCGGGATCAGGATCTTCATCGTTCGCGACGCCGGCTGCGGGAACTCGCCTCATATCTGAACAGCTCGCGCGAGGAGCTGCGCAGCCAATTGGCGCGTGAGGTACACGACGTCCTGGGCGGGATGCTCAGCTCGATCAAGCTCGACGTCTTCCGCATCCAGCGGCGGAGCTCCGGTCCCGCGCTGGCCGAGATCCAGGAGATCACGCAGGAACTCCTCCCGCTGGTCCAGGACACCATCGACACCGCCAGGCAGATTTCGGACGAGCTGCGACCGCGGATGCTGGATACGCTCGGGCTTGTCGCAGCCATCCGCAGTGAGCTGGAGGCCTTCGGCCGGCGCAACGAAATCCTGGTCGGGTTCATGATGGAGGGGGCCGAACCCGAGTTGTCGGCGGAAACGGCCACGCAATGCTTCCGCGTGTTCCAGGAGGCATTGACGAACGTCGGGCGGCACGCGCAGGCGGAAACCGTCGAGGTTCGCGTGCGCAACCGGGATGGTCGCTTCGAGATGCAGGTTCGCGATGACGGGAAGGGAATCGACCGTCCTTCGATGAGGGAAGGGTCGATCGGAATGTTGAGCATGGCCGAACGGGCGCGCAGCATCGGCGGGTCGTTGTACGTTCATGCGCGCGCGGGCGGGGGAACGGTCGTGCTCCTCGCCGTGCCGGGCTACAGGGGGCCACGGAGCAATGATAGAACTGCTGATCGTTGA